The DNA segment TtaaaatcctggctccgcctctATTTTTCATAGGATAAACATGTGAAATGTCTTTTACTTTTTGATGGTAATGAAATTTGAACTCAAAATCTATTGTTTGCTCAGAAATCATGTCAAATTATGTGACCACGTCATTTAAAAGTTTAAACTGTTAGATATAACACACAGGGCATAGGGTTGAAGAAACTACAGGCACATGTGAAGAATCAAGAAAAGCTTCTGGGAATGACATCAAACAATCTTCTCTTCTTTGTGGTGACATTGTGGCAACACCAACATTGCTTccttgttgttgtcgttgttgaaAAAGGTTGTTTTGTAAACATGCTGGGTTTGCAAAATTGGCCATGTGAGATGGAAACTCCTTTGCAAATAAGTTATCAGTGTTCAAATTAGAAGCAGCAAGTTTCATAGAAAGAAACTCCACTTGTTTCTGAAGAGATTGAACATAATTGATTATTTCATCTAGCATCCCTGCTTTGCCAATCACTTTGTTGCAACCTGGTACTAAATCTTGTAAACATTTCATCTTCTTacttattttctctcttcttgCCTGCACAATCATTTAAAAAATAGCCAATTCCTAtcaaaatcaacaaatcaaacATGTTTCATTCCAAACTAGCTACGGCGATTATACTGTCAATTCATATAAGTTAAAACCTACTAATAATCAGTGACGGATCTACATGTTATTTTTGGGTGCTCAAGCACTCATTATCTTTGACAAGATTTAGTAAATTTGTAtaggtaattataaaaatattaagatAAATATTAAATGAGCACCTATAACtaaactcttttttccttttctttcagaATTTTTATCGGTGAGCAGCCACGACtttaaaatcctggatccgccactGCTAATAATGTAAAAAGATTTGACATTTTTATGGTAACACTTACTCTCTCTGCTAAGCTGTGGCTATCAGTAGCTTGACCACGGCGTGCTCTAACATGAATATAATCAGGTTTTTTAACCTCTGAAATCTTGGAATTCTCCTTTGCACTTTTCACTGTGATCTCTGACTTCACTTCCCCTGCTTCTCCTTCAATTTTTCTAGCTTTATATTCATCTTCCTCATAAAACTGCcaaatgaaataaacaaacaaaagaTACCTTAGCTTTACATCTTCATTCATAAATATTCAAATTTAAGCGAATTATGCTCAAGCATAAACAACATTTACAACATGGGAAATCGGATCACAAACTATAGAGACAAAAAACGCCAGGTGTTTTGTTTCATCAGCCTAAGTTTTGGTGGGCAGAATTACCATATACCTTGAGGCGGAGTTAGTATTTAAAGTCTATGGGTTCGAAATTCTAATCTTTTGTAAGTTGATggtttctaaattaataatttttaaatatttaataaaattttaaagataAATATAGTGTTTGAAACCAAAGCTACTGGGTAGCTCCGCCCCTGCATAAACGATATACCGTGCTAATGGGAGACAACAAGAATAATTATAGTGAGTGCAAATTAGCTCGGATACAACcattaataaaaagaaaaatttacaaACCTCTGCTTTTCTCTTCTTGGTTGACGTTTTTGTCATCGATGAATTTGAGAGTGTAGATAAAGATTGATGAGCCAATTCCAGAGAATTATTGGCAAAATCAGAGCCTGCCCAAGTTTTTTGTTCACTTCCAAACATATTCAAGCTACGTGAACTTTCGTCCAATTGTGGATCAATCTTGATTGGAAAATTCTGAACTTGACTGCAGTCCATAATATGTTCACTAATTAAACTGTTGAAATGAGCAAGATTTTGATTTGGTAAAGAAGAAAGCTGCTGTTGACATTGGTATAGACGTTCAAATATAGCTCTCTGCCTTTCAAGAATGCTGATTTCCTCGCAGCCTAACATGTTGGAAATGCTATTTTTGTCACTGTGAACTTTGTATGAGTAGAAATCTTAGTTTGTGGTCCTCTGCTCCTTTGGTTTGTGAATCTTGAAAAGATGGAGAGGAGATTTATACAGATCAGAAGCCATTTGGATATGGATAAAGACAAAGGCAGATACATAATTTAAACAAGATTAGTTCGACTCTAAAAGTTTTTATTGAAATTTATTGTACTTCGGAAATTACtccttttatgttattttatgtgaAGTTGTATCTATTACcaagtttaaaaaataaataaaggtttTTGAAACTTATGGTTAAATATTTTTGTGAGTAAAAAAATCATACCACtaagaataaaatgaaaagtttaagttatatacatcaTTAGTATATGAACTTTTACATCATCAGATCAACTTTAACTATGATAGCACGTAACTTGTCTTATTTTTAAGATTACGAATCGTGCATTTTAAGGAGCCTTACTTGTTGATATCTTTTTAAATGACGTAATAATATAAGAAATTATTCACATTaacaatatatatgtatataacttaaaattcatttatttttaaatacaaaaataTCTCTTTCTTATTAAAATAGAGCAAAAAAATAAAGTGactcatataaaataaaacaaagaaaataagatTAATGAAATTTTagtaaattatacacataatttTGAGTTGAGTTTAATGCATTGGCCTCCGAATAAAgggagtgagagagagagagaagggaaGTGGGGGCTGCGGCAGGGAGTGGCCATCAAATCGAAGCAAATCAAGAATGTGCTGATAAGGAAAAAGAATGGTGGGGTTGAAGTTGAACGATTGGATACCAACTCCTCCCTTATACAAAAAGCCATTATATATTATGAAATTTTTTTTTAGATACATTTGCATATAATTTCAGTAGAAGATGGAGTTGTTAGTTTAGTGTATTTATGTCCACTGTATCTTCAATACAACCTCCCATATTTAAAAAGAATTTTGTCACAGCAAATGATCTTTCGCATGAAAATCACACTGCAGGAGTGTAtttatgttgagaaatttattaaatatgtacaagTATTAAATTTAGATCTCAGCTATTAATACTTGAAGTCGtcgttttaaaattcaaaacctatAAAGATAAAATCTTGACTTCGCCTCTGATACTGTACTGATGCTATTTTAAAGAAATTTATGTGGTTACCCATCAATTGAGACAAACAGCCTATGCCTTATAGATGAATGGTCCATTCCACAGTATGCTTTAGCAAACAACTTATTAACGTGATAATAAGAAATTGCAATTAATCATTCGATGTTCCTTCTTTCTCTCTTCGCTAATTTTCAGTGAACAACAGATCATGTTGTTCGGCTCCCTTTCTAATCCAACTAATGAGGAAATGCCTTTGAATGGTCAGATCGTCGACATCCACCATAGGCTTGACCAGAGGCGGATTCAGAATTTTTAATTTATGAGTTCGAGATTCTAATTGTTTTAAGTTATTGGgctctaaattaataatttaaatatatttaatgaatttttttaagACAAGTACTGAGTTCAAATCAAAGCTACTGGTTCGCCCAAACTCGCTCCCGGAACTCTAGCTCCGCCCCTTGGCTCGACAAGTTATATCCTCCTCCTAGATATTTTGAAGGCAATGCTAGGACCTTTTCAATACTGTCCTTTTGAGTAAGGAACGAAGTGAATTTGATCAATAAGGCGGAAATATATAATAAAGAACCGAAGAGAACATGAATTTTTGAATCTATTGTCTCATGATGAGgaacttttttatttttgaaaattcttAGGGAAACTCGTAGTCGCTACCCTTCAGGTGTGCATTGGATAACTTGCTCACTATGGAATAGCTCGCAAACTATACATGATATGTAAACTGTTGGACTCatgatgtcacgatccaaaatccgttaaaggtcgtgatggcgccggacaccactatcaggcaagccaacactaaatggttaattaaattctcattttaatatttttgaaatcgtaaatttacttcaatcTAACTAGTAAAATTTGAATTTACAGAATAACaataatgttttccaatttcagtactgaacatcccataatcatcccagaacccggtgtcacaagtgcatgagccttttctaaaaatttaaaataaaatacaataactgtacGGAATACAACTTGGACAgggaagaaaatacaatactctgaaggagactctgctggctgcggtgcgtcgtatagaatgcagctcacctaagtccctgccgtaatcgcgcctctgcgcccacaaagccgctaaacatatgtgtacctgcacaagaatgtacaacaagtgtagcatgagtacgtaaatcaacatgtacccagtaagtattccgCCTAACCCCGAATAAGTAGTGATGAGgagtcgacttcgacacttactagtggtccaataatatcaggtacagtaaaaaagtgaataaatatgagacagagtaaatatatgaaacaaacaagtataaaatatgTGCTACAATTTTTctctttacaatttactcaaACTCTCATCTGGTAAGTTCtctccgtatatatatatatatatatatatatatatatatatatatatatatatatatatatatatatatatatatatatatatatatatatatatatatatatatatatatatatatatatatatatatatatcagggaaaaaccctcagatacactagcttcttgccaaatattacgcatgattccatgaggataatatatataaaggaaGTGCCAaggcgtacggcctgatccaacataaaagtaaactgtgcactgccgagggtcgaacgacacgaactatagatgcatctattaacctgccgaggcgaacggcccgctctcatgagagtgtggtacataaatcctgccgaggcgaatggcccgatcccataagagtggtagaaggaaataccccgctcgtgaatcatacgtgcgacgcggtcaaatataaatttaaggaatctcTCCGCTCGCGGATCATATTTGCGACgctgtcaaatataaatttaacattaagatgatatctctttcttgattcttttcaaaaatatgggaaattcagcttgtagccTTTTAAGGAAATTACCTCGCTCGCaaaacatacatgcgacgcggttacacataaaTTTCTTAAGATATTATAGCATTACTCAATCcttttcgaaattacgaagttcaaatgaaaccttttaaatcttaagttaTTCAATTTCAAttcctttcaaaacatttaataagcaaactcaatctcgctccctctcgaggcagacaataaacataaatcaataacaatatcaacaaggcatgatgtgagcctaaacCTACCCGAACATAGGTATAgctagtagctatgcacggactctcgtcatctcgtgcgtacgtagcccccacaaatagaagcacacaatatttaagtttacctatggggttaattccctcttataaggttaggaaggagacttacctcgcttcgaaattccataaccggctccaaagcctttctAACACCccaaaccgatgcccgtcgctccaaaactagtcaaataagttgcaacccaatcaaaatatactctaatactcataattaattattttataataattttcaaatccgttcgaaaagttgataaaatcaccctcaggcccacgtgcccgggttctgaaaattttcgaagataaactttacccataaccccacgaactcaaatatataatttattctccatttcatgtccaatttcgtgatcaaaattcaagaataccaatttctaggtttcgtACCAGAACCCcacaatttttataaattttcatgtttaatccatatataaatcatatatttaactcacaatgaatcgaaaattacttacctcattatagatgatgaaatctcctcttcaaaagctccaaaaattgcccaaccaaAATAAAATGTgaaggaaaatggccaaatcccgtatATAAAACTTCACTGCCAGGtccgcccttcttcgcgatcgcagaaagaccatcgcgatcgcgaaggccaaagacACACTGTccccaaatttcctcttcgcatttgcgttcCTCATGACGCATTCGCGAAGCTTTCCGCCCtcactgcttcgcgttcgcatacccAGCCTCACGTTCGCATAGGCCAAACATCCTCAGGCCCAGTCCtcatttccttctacgcgttcgcgactccCCATCGCGTTCGTGTAGGTTCCTCAAGTTCTTCACCGCGTTCGCGTCtcaaccttcgcgttcgcgaaggccaaatcccaacagcctcaaagttcctcttcgcgaacgcaggactcccttcgtgttcgcgaaggaggaaaccAGATACCACATATAGCAGCAGCAAATCATTCCGTTTTGGTCCGAAACTACCCCGAagtacacccgaggcccccgggaccccgtccaatcataccaaccagtcccataacataacacaaacttgctcgagacctcaaatcacatcaaacaacatcgaaatcatgaatcacaccccaattcaaacataatgaactttgaaactttaacttctacaatcgatgccgaaacctatcaaatcacgtctgattgtcctcaaattttgcacacaagtcacatttgacattacggacctactccaactttcggaatcggattctgaccctgatatcaaaaagtccacttctggccAAACttctctaaaaccttcaaatttctagccttagccaaatgactccaaaatgacctacggacctccgaatccacttccggacgcgctcccaataccagaatcaccatacggagctattcccagactcggaatcccaaacggacatcggtAACATTgaaacccaaatttatgaaattcttccaaaatgccaactttcacgGTCCGGACATACCCAAGtccgaattcatcatacgaacctgttggaacctttaaatcccgattctgagatcgtttactcaaaaatccaaccttagtcaattcttccaacttaaagctttcgaaatgagaattttctttccaaatcaactccgaacttcccgaaattaaattccgaccacgagtacaagtcataatacatgaagtgaagctacttaaggcctcaaaccgc comes from the Nicotiana tabacum cultivar K326 chromosome 14, ASM71507v2, whole genome shotgun sequence genome and includes:
- the LOC107798913 gene encoding uncharacterized protein LOC107798913, encoding MLGCEEISILERQRAIFERLYQCQQQLSSLPNQNLAHFNSLISEHIMDCSQVQNFPIKIDPQLDESSRSLNMFGSEQKTWAGSDFANNSLELAHQSLSTLSNSSMTKTSTKKRKAEFYEEDEYKARKIEGEAGEVKSEITVKSAKENSKISEVKKPDYIHVRARRGQATDSHSLAERARREKISKKMKCLQDLVPGCNKVIGKAGMLDEIINYVQSLQKQVEFLSMKLAASNLNTDNLFAKEFPSHMANFANPACLQNNLFQQRQQQGSNVGVATMSPQRREDCLMSFPEAFLDSSHVPAVHQLANFETDMQCLFGVHFQQ